One Synechococcus sp. CC9605 genomic window carries:
- the cdaA gene encoding diadenylate cyclase CdaA: MNVLAVVDPRLVLDVLFASSIGFLLFSRVNEQRTLWLLRGWLFLVAMAWFVQRFANLPLTTKLVDALVMACSLSLAILWQGELRRLMELLGTGRLAVLLGNPQKEFSASAGTVNQITEAAGRLSQLRRGALIVVDLGSDLRPEDFLNPGIPIGAVLSRELMLNLFAADTPLHDGAVLVRGNRIESAGVILPLSRHSVSRFGTRHLAALGITERFDRCICIVVSEETGTLSLANQGKLERPITSSRLQELLKELFSTAESMPPARRTVGSAPSESLS, from the coding sequence GTGAACGTGTTGGCGGTGGTGGATCCGCGCCTAGTGCTCGACGTTCTCTTTGCCTCTTCCATCGGCTTTCTGCTTTTTTCCCGCGTCAACGAGCAGCGCACCCTTTGGCTGCTTCGTGGCTGGTTGTTTCTGGTGGCGATGGCCTGGTTCGTCCAGCGCTTCGCCAACCTGCCCCTCACCACCAAGCTGGTGGACGCGCTGGTTATGGCCTGTTCGCTATCCCTGGCCATCCTTTGGCAAGGGGAGCTGCGTCGCTTGATGGAGTTGCTGGGCACCGGTCGTCTGGCCGTGTTGCTGGGCAATCCCCAGAAAGAGTTCAGCGCTTCGGCGGGCACCGTCAACCAGATCACCGAGGCCGCAGGCCGGCTGTCACAGCTGCGACGTGGGGCCTTGATCGTGGTGGACCTGGGAAGCGACCTCAGGCCTGAGGACTTTCTCAATCCCGGCATTCCCATTGGTGCCGTGCTGAGTCGCGAGCTGATGCTCAACCTGTTCGCCGCCGACACCCCCCTCCACGACGGTGCAGTGCTGGTGCGGGGCAATCGAATCGAGTCGGCGGGGGTGATTCTTCCTCTGTCGAGGCACAGCGTGAGCCGTTTTGGCACCCGTCATCTGGCGGCCCTCGGCATCACTGAACGCTTCGATCGCTGCATCTGCATCGTGGTGTCGGAAGAAACCGGAACGTTGTCGCTGGCGAACCAGGGCAAGCTGGAACGACCGATCACCAGTTCCCGCCTCCAGGAACTGCTCAAGGAGCTGTTCAGTACGGCCGAATCGATGCCGCCGGCACGGCGTACGGTGGGTAGCGCTCCGTCCGAATCGCTGTCTTGA
- a CDS encoding isoprenyl transferase, which produces MSRPPATSTDTADRSLLPADLDPGRLPQHVALIMDGNGRWAKSQGLPRVMGHRAGVEALKSTLRLCSDWGIHALTAYAFSTENWSRPGEEVNFLMTLFERVLQAELQALEAEQVRIRFLGDLKALPQKLQELIADATARTAGNNGIHFNVCTNYGGRRELVQAAQRLAQRAAAGELDPDSIDENSIAAELFTAGEQDPDLLIRTSGEHRISNFLLWQLAYAEIHVTDVLWPDFNADALKAALLDFQRRHRRFGGLDPIRP; this is translated from the coding sequence TTGAGCCGCCCTCCGGCCACCAGCACTGACACGGCCGATCGTTCGCTTCTGCCTGCGGACCTCGACCCAGGTCGGCTCCCGCAACACGTGGCCCTGATCATGGATGGCAACGGTCGCTGGGCGAAATCACAGGGTTTACCGCGCGTGATGGGCCATCGTGCCGGCGTTGAAGCGCTGAAGTCCACCCTGCGGCTGTGCAGCGACTGGGGCATCCATGCCCTCACGGCCTACGCCTTCTCCACGGAGAACTGGTCGCGCCCGGGGGAGGAGGTGAATTTCCTGATGACCCTGTTCGAACGGGTGTTGCAGGCCGAACTGCAGGCCCTGGAGGCCGAACAGGTGCGGATCCGCTTTCTCGGCGATCTGAAGGCCCTGCCCCAGAAACTGCAGGAGCTGATTGCCGATGCCACGGCCCGCACGGCGGGCAACAACGGCATTCACTTCAACGTGTGCACCAACTACGGCGGACGACGGGAGCTGGTGCAGGCCGCTCAGCGGCTGGCCCAACGCGCTGCTGCCGGAGAGCTGGACCCCGACAGCATCGACGAGAACAGCATCGCCGCCGAACTGTTCACAGCTGGCGAACAGGATCCCGATCTGTTGATCCGCACCAGCGGGGAACACCGCATCAGCAATTTCCTGCTTTGGCAGCTGGCCTATGCCGAAATTCATGTCACCGATGTGCTCTGGCCTGACTTCAATGCCGATGCCTTGAAAGCCGCCCTGCTCGATTTCCAACGTCGCCACCGCCGCTTCGGCGGTCTTGATCCGATCCGCCCATGA
- the bioB gene encoding biotin synthase BioB: MTLSIRHDWTTEEIQTLLELPLMELLWEAQTVHRKANPGYRVQLASLLSVKTGGCEEDCAYCSQSIHNSSDVTAFEAQMQVEPVLQRARAAKEAGADRFCMGWAWREIRDGAPFEAMLEMVRGVRGMGMEACVTAGMLTDQQAERLAEAGLTAYNHNLDTSPEHYDRIISTRTYQERLETLERVRKAGVTLCCGGIIGMGETLRDRASMLQVLASMNPHPESVPVNGLVAVEGTPLEDQAPFEPLELVRMVATARILMPHARVRLSAGRESMSREAQILCLQAGADSIFYGDVLLTTGNPDVEADRQLLSDAGVTANWQEETAAPVNCSPR, encoded by the coding sequence ATGACCCTCAGCATCCGCCACGACTGGACCACCGAAGAGATCCAGACCCTGCTGGAACTTCCTTTGATGGAGCTGCTTTGGGAGGCCCAAACCGTGCATCGGAAAGCCAACCCGGGCTACCGAGTGCAGCTGGCCTCACTGCTGAGCGTGAAAACGGGGGGCTGCGAAGAAGACTGTGCCTACTGCTCCCAATCGATCCATAACAGCAGTGACGTGACGGCCTTTGAGGCCCAGATGCAGGTGGAGCCGGTGCTTCAGCGGGCCCGGGCCGCCAAGGAGGCCGGTGCCGACCGCTTCTGCATGGGCTGGGCCTGGCGCGAGATCCGAGATGGCGCTCCCTTTGAGGCGATGCTCGAGATGGTGCGCGGGGTGCGTGGCATGGGGATGGAGGCCTGCGTGACCGCGGGAATGCTCACGGATCAGCAGGCGGAACGGTTGGCCGAAGCCGGCCTCACCGCCTACAACCACAACCTCGACACCAGCCCCGAGCACTACGACCGGATCATCTCCACCCGCACCTATCAGGAACGATTGGAAACCCTGGAACGGGTGCGCAAGGCCGGCGTCACCCTTTGCTGCGGCGGCATCATCGGCATGGGTGAAACCCTGCGGGACCGCGCCTCAATGCTGCAGGTGCTGGCCAGCATGAACCCCCATCCCGAAAGCGTTCCTGTGAACGGGCTGGTGGCGGTGGAAGGCACCCCTCTGGAAGATCAGGCTCCCTTTGAACCGCTTGAGCTGGTGCGGATGGTGGCGACCGCGAGGATCCTGATGCCCCACGCCCGGGTGCGGTTGAGCGCCGGCCGCGAATCGATGAGCCGGGAAGCACAGATCCTCTGCCTGCAGGCGGGGGCCGATTCGATCTTCTACGGCGATGTTCTGCTCACCACCGGCAACCCGGATGTGGAGGCTGACCGCCAACTGCTCTCCGATGCGGGGGTGACCGCCAATTGGCAGGAGGAGACGGCGGCGCCGGTCAACTGCTCGCCCCGCTGA
- a CDS encoding cupin domain-containing protein produces MQLKQLGWAAGLMLLASSMQAAPQPEIQELFKASRTPGGRMVAYPQGTPEMRVVRVGLPVGATIPLHTHPSPVVVVVTKGAMTNVRLVDGNEVVSVVRPGDGFLEGHPDEPHYVTNKGPEPAEALVTFASVEGLPNMIPMQ; encoded by the coding sequence ATGCAACTCAAACAACTTGGCTGGGCCGCTGGTCTGATGCTCCTGGCCAGCAGCATGCAGGCTGCTCCTCAGCCTGAGATTCAGGAGTTGTTCAAGGCGAGTCGTACCCCCGGCGGTCGGATGGTGGCCTATCCGCAAGGAACACCGGAGATGCGGGTGGTTCGCGTTGGCCTGCCGGTGGGAGCAACGATTCCGCTCCACACCCATCCATCACCCGTGGTTGTTGTGGTGACCAAGGGTGCGATGACCAACGTGCGCCTTGTGGACGGCAACGAGGTTGTGAGCGTGGTGCGGCCTGGCGATGGCTTCCTCGAGGGCCATCCGGATGAACCGCACTATGTGACCAACAAAGGCCCTGAACCGGCAGAGGCGCTGGTGACCTTTGCCAGTGTTGAAGGCCTTCCGAACATGATCCCGATGCAATAA
- a CDS encoding rhodanese-related sulfurtransferase gives MNPSNLEPGLANDSRLLVAAFYAFTPLDDERRETLLSSLPTLARNGSVLGSVLVAHEGVNGTISGPESAVDAVLDHLRTSFDLGDEHYARLEVKRSWAEKPVFRRFKARRKKEIVTIGVASVDPSTSVGTYVEAEHWNALVDDPDTLVIDTRNSYETAIGTFEGAIDPSTESFRDFPQWAESTLRPLIEQKSSKRIAMFCTGGIRCEKASSYLQQQGFGEVHHLRGGILKYLEQVPEAESRWQGECFVFDQRVALNHQLEPGEHSLCHACGLPVSAQQRELPSYIKGVQCLHCVDRFSDADRERFAMRQRQIDQRQIEQHKINRQQG, from the coding sequence GTGAACCCGAGCAACCTGGAGCCTGGGCTGGCGAACGACAGCCGACTCTTGGTGGCGGCGTTTTATGCCTTCACGCCCCTGGATGACGAGCGTCGGGAGACATTGCTGAGCAGCTTGCCGACCCTGGCCCGCAATGGCAGCGTGCTCGGCTCTGTGTTGGTGGCCCATGAAGGGGTGAACGGCACGATCAGTGGACCGGAATCAGCGGTTGATGCGGTGCTGGATCACCTGCGCACCTCGTTTGATCTGGGCGACGAACACTACGCACGGCTCGAGGTGAAGCGCAGCTGGGCCGAAAAACCGGTGTTCCGACGCTTCAAGGCCCGCCGCAAAAAGGAAATCGTGACCATCGGAGTGGCCAGCGTGGATCCCAGCACCAGCGTGGGCACCTACGTGGAAGCCGAACACTGGAATGCCCTGGTGGATGATCCCGATACACTGGTGATCGACACCCGCAACAGCTACGAAACGGCGATCGGCACGTTCGAGGGGGCCATCGACCCCAGCACCGAGAGCTTCCGCGACTTCCCGCAATGGGCAGAGTCCACGCTGCGGCCCCTGATCGAACAGAAGAGCAGCAAACGCATCGCCATGTTCTGCACCGGTGGGATCCGCTGCGAAAAAGCCAGCAGCTATTTGCAGCAACAGGGTTTCGGGGAGGTGCACCACCTGCGCGGCGGCATCCTCAAGTACCTCGAGCAAGTGCCGGAAGCCGAAAGCCGCTGGCAAGGGGAGTGCTTTGTTTTTGATCAACGGGTGGCGTTAAACCACCAGCTGGAACCTGGAGAGCACAGCCTTTGCCACGCCTGCGGCCTGCCGGTGTCTGCCCAGCAACGCGAACTGCCGAGCTACATCAAGGGGGTGCAGTGCCTGCACTGCGTGGATCGCTTCAGCGATGCCGACCGGGAACGCTTCGCGATGCGGCAGCGCCAGATCGATCAACGTCAGATCGAACAACACAAGATCAACCGGCAGCAGGGCTGA
- a CDS encoding DUF952 domain-containing protein has product MLPILYSFRRCPYAMRARWALLEAGLLVQWREIALKAKPAEMLAVSPKSTVPVLVLPDDSVIEESLAVMHWALDQADPRELRNAGDASALIEQNDGAFKHHLDRFKYTDRYPGNNKDEQRAAGLAILQNWNQRIADQGWLLGAHSSLADAALWPFVRQWRIADPEGFDNDNSLEALRHWLQRFLEDPRFERLMQRADPWSAGGQQHHFPADAVAVPLDQPLFHLALKTDWQAAQTSSSYRISTRGMTLEQVGFIHCSWQEQVQATFERFYADADEVLLLEIDPAAVNAPLRADAIPTGELFPHLYGPLPLRAVRSVGTMPAAA; this is encoded by the coding sequence GTGCTGCCGATCCTCTACAGCTTTCGACGCTGCCCTTACGCCATGCGCGCCCGCTGGGCTCTGCTGGAGGCAGGACTATTGGTGCAGTGGCGGGAGATCGCACTGAAGGCCAAACCGGCAGAGATGTTGGCGGTTTCCCCCAAGAGCACGGTTCCCGTGTTGGTGCTGCCGGACGACAGCGTGATCGAGGAAAGCCTGGCGGTGATGCACTGGGCCCTGGATCAAGCGGACCCTCGCGAGCTGCGCAACGCCGGCGATGCCTCAGCGCTGATCGAGCAGAACGACGGCGCGTTCAAACATCATCTCGACCGCTTCAAGTACACCGACCGCTACCCCGGCAACAACAAAGACGAGCAACGCGCCGCTGGCCTGGCCATCCTTCAGAACTGGAACCAGAGAATCGCCGACCAGGGCTGGCTGCTGGGCGCACACTCCTCGCTGGCGGATGCCGCCCTCTGGCCGTTCGTGCGGCAGTGGCGCATCGCCGATCCCGAGGGATTCGACAACGACAACAGCCTGGAAGCTCTGCGCCACTGGCTCCAGCGTTTCCTCGAGGATCCCCGCTTCGAGCGGCTGATGCAGCGGGCCGACCCCTGGAGTGCCGGGGGACAACAACACCACTTCCCTGCCGATGCGGTGGCGGTGCCCCTGGATCAGCCGCTGTTTCACCTGGCCCTCAAAACCGACTGGCAGGCCGCCCAGACCAGCAGCAGCTACCGCATCTCCACCCGGGGGATGACGTTGGAGCAGGTGGGCTTCATCCACTGCTCATGGCAGGAGCAGGTGCAGGCCACCTTTGAGCGCTTTTATGCCGACGCCGACGAGGTGCTGCTGCTGGAGATTGATCCCGCGGCCGTGAACGCCCCGCTGCGGGCCGATGCCATCCCCACTGGCGAACTGTTCCCCCATCTCTACGGGCCGCTGCCCCTGAGGGCAGTGCGCTCGGTCGGCACCATGCCCGCGGCAGCATGA
- the lipA gene encoding lipoyl synthase, with protein MSKYSAIPPVERLPDWLRRPIGNASELERVQGLVKQNRLHTICEEGRCPNRGECYAAGTATFLLGGSICTRSCAFCQVDKGQAPMPVDAAEAERVADAVEAMQLRYVVLTAVARDDLADHGACLFTSTMAAIRARNPLIALEVLTPDFWGGVADHAQALAAQRQRLATVLAAQPVCFNHNLETVQRLQGEVRRGATYERSLGLLAAARELAPEIPTKSGLMLGLGESREEVIATLHDLRAVDCQRITLGQYLRPSLEHIPVARYWTPQEFDALAEVARELGFAQVRSGPLVRSSYHAAD; from the coding sequence ATGAGCAAGTACAGCGCCATCCCTCCGGTCGAGCGATTGCCGGACTGGCTGCGGCGACCGATCGGCAATGCCTCGGAGTTGGAGCGGGTGCAGGGGCTGGTGAAGCAGAACCGCCTGCACACCATCTGTGAGGAGGGGCGCTGCCCCAACCGCGGCGAGTGCTACGCCGCCGGAACGGCGACATTTCTCTTGGGTGGCTCGATCTGCACCCGCAGCTGTGCCTTCTGCCAGGTGGACAAGGGCCAGGCCCCGATGCCGGTGGATGCCGCCGAAGCCGAGCGGGTGGCCGATGCGGTGGAGGCGATGCAGCTCCGTTATGTAGTGCTTACGGCGGTGGCCCGCGATGATCTCGCCGATCACGGTGCCTGCCTGTTCACTAGCACCATGGCGGCGATCCGAGCCCGCAATCCGCTGATCGCCTTGGAGGTGCTCACCCCCGATTTCTGGGGGGGTGTGGCGGATCACGCTCAGGCCTTGGCGGCCCAACGGCAGCGGCTGGCCACAGTGCTGGCAGCCCAGCCAGTGTGCTTCAACCACAACCTGGAAACTGTGCAGCGGTTGCAGGGGGAGGTGCGCCGCGGTGCCACCTATGAACGATCCCTGGGTTTACTGGCGGCCGCCCGTGAGTTGGCGCCGGAGATCCCCACCAAAAGTGGCCTGATGCTTGGCCTGGGGGAAAGCCGCGAGGAGGTGATCGCCACCCTCCACGACCTCCGCGCTGTGGATTGCCAACGGATCACCCTGGGGCAGTACCTGCGTCCCTCACTGGAGCACATCCCGGTGGCCCGCTACTGGACGCCGCAGGAGTTCGATGCGCTGGCGGAGGTGGCCCGAGAGCTGGGCTTTGCCCAGGTTCGCAGTGGTCCGCTGGTGCGCAGCAGCTATCACGCTGCCGACTGA
- the recR gene encoding recombination mediator RecR yields the protein MARLIDQFERLPGIGPRTAQRLALHLLNQPQEQIHQFADALLAARTQVGQCQTCFHLSADPECEICRNPERRNGVICVVADSRDLLALERTREFHGRYHVLGGLISPMDGIGPELLRVTELVQRISNEEISEVILALTPSVEGDTTSLYLGRLLKPFCSVSRIAYGLPMGSELEYADEVTLSRALEGRRPV from the coding sequence TTGGCTCGGCTGATTGATCAGTTCGAGCGTCTGCCCGGCATCGGCCCGCGCACGGCCCAGCGGCTCGCCCTGCACCTGTTGAACCAACCGCAGGAGCAGATCCATCAGTTCGCTGATGCTCTGTTGGCGGCCCGCACTCAGGTGGGCCAGTGCCAGACCTGCTTCCACCTCTCCGCCGATCCAGAATGTGAGATTTGCCGCAATCCCGAGCGCCGCAATGGCGTGATCTGTGTGGTGGCCGATTCCCGCGATCTTTTGGCGCTGGAGCGCACTCGTGAATTTCATGGGCGCTACCACGTGCTCGGCGGACTGATCTCACCCATGGACGGCATCGGCCCGGAGCTGCTGCGCGTCACCGAATTGGTTCAACGCATTTCCAACGAGGAGATCAGTGAGGTGATCCTGGCCCTCACCCCCAGCGTGGAAGGGGACACCACCAGCTTATATCTGGGGCGGTTGCTCAAGCCCTTCTGTTCGGTGAGCCGGATCGCCTATGGCCTGCCGATGGGCAGTGAACTGGAATACGCCGACGAGGTCACCCTCAGCCGCGCCTTGGAGGGGCGCCGGCCGGTATGA
- the psbP gene encoding photosystem II reaction center PsbP, whose product MAHGLIAPLMQLLQSLSRVILCGVLALVLGACAAGPTAGLQSYQSPDGRFAFLYPTGWTEVQVSNGPRVVFHDLIHSDETVSLMINKVNEDNELSELGSAVAVGERLRREVIATAGSGRTAELVEAQEREVNGHTFYDLEYAVHLEDRDRHELATVVVDRGRLYTLATSVNEDRWDKVGDLCGRVVRSLTLLI is encoded by the coding sequence ATGGCCCATGGATTGATCGCCCCGCTGATGCAGCTCCTCCAGTCTCTGAGTCGCGTGATCCTTTGCGGCGTCCTGGCACTGGTGCTGGGGGCCTGTGCAGCGGGACCAACGGCAGGGCTGCAGTCGTACCAAAGCCCGGATGGCCGTTTCGCCTTCCTCTATCCCACCGGTTGGACCGAGGTGCAGGTGAGCAACGGCCCACGGGTGGTGTTTCACGACCTGATCCACAGCGATGAAACCGTGAGCCTGATGATCAACAAGGTGAACGAAGACAACGAGCTGAGTGAACTGGGCAGCGCCGTTGCCGTTGGAGAGCGCCTGCGCCGTGAGGTGATCGCGACCGCCGGCAGCGGCCGCACCGCTGAGCTGGTGGAAGCACAGGAGCGTGAGGTGAATGGCCACACCTTCTATGACCTGGAATACGCCGTGCACCTGGAAGACCGCGACCGCCATGAGTTGGCGACTGTGGTGGTGGATCGGGGCCGGCTTTACACCCTGGCCACCAGCGTCAACGAAGACCGCTGGGACAAGGTTGGTGACCTCTGCGGCAGGGTGGTGCGCTCACTCACCCTGCTGATCTGA
- a CDS encoding LCP family protein, whose translation MPQVPPAKASSVAMNWPVAAAVVAGLSGGLILSVPLSRLITAPSSTADEPFALPQPAPLANPFAGWTGFGAREVVVLGRDRLGSNTDVIFTVRVDGTTTSITQIPRDSYIDAEGFGGIKLNALMAYGGVEAVEQELSRLMNRPIRHHIVVRLDALETLANLVGGIEVDVPKRLYYVDRSQNLVIDLQPGPQLLKGKDLEGFLRWRNDGRGDFGRLERQQLALKGLFEQMKQPQNLIRLPALITAAGQALETDLGPMELGGLITAMGTTDLQASSLKAVPFNADGISYLDTEWPANSSNGADSGDPNDRRFRFMF comes from the coding sequence ATGCCACAAGTCCCCCCTGCTAAGGCGTCCTCCGTGGCCATGAACTGGCCGGTGGCTGCTGCTGTGGTTGCGGGTCTCAGTGGTGGTCTGATTCTCTCGGTTCCCCTGAGCCGGTTGATCACAGCGCCATCCAGCACGGCAGACGAACCCTTCGCGCTGCCTCAACCCGCGCCGCTGGCCAACCCGTTTGCTGGCTGGACCGGCTTCGGGGCCAGGGAGGTGGTGGTGCTGGGCCGGGATCGCCTCGGCAGCAACACCGATGTGATCTTCACGGTGCGGGTGGATGGCACCACCACGTCGATCACCCAGATCCCCCGCGACAGCTACATCGATGCTGAGGGCTTCGGTGGCATCAAGCTCAATGCGTTGATGGCCTACGGCGGTGTGGAGGCGGTGGAGCAGGAGTTGTCGCGCCTGATGAACCGCCCGATCCGCCACCACATCGTGGTGCGTCTGGACGCGCTCGAAACCCTGGCCAACCTGGTGGGGGGAATCGAAGTGGACGTTCCCAAGCGCCTGTATTACGTCGATCGCAGCCAGAACCTGGTGATTGATCTGCAGCCAGGCCCCCAGCTGTTGAAGGGCAAGGATCTGGAGGGTTTTCTGCGTTGGCGCAACGATGGCCGCGGCGATTTCGGCCGGCTGGAACGGCAGCAGCTGGCCTTGAAGGGCCTGTTTGAGCAGATGAAACAACCGCAGAATCTGATCCGCCTGCCGGCTTTGATCACCGCTGCGGGCCAGGCCTTGGAGACGGATCTGGGGCCGATGGAACTGGGTGGATTGATCACCGCCATGGGCACCACCGATCTGCAGGCGTCCAGCCTGAAGGCTGTTCCGTTCAATGCCGATGGCATCAGTTATCTGGACACGGAGTGGCCAGCGAATTCGAGTAACGGTGCCGATTCTGGTGATCCCAACGACCGGCGTTTCCGCTTCATGTTCTGA